The Wansuia hejianensis genomic interval TTACGAACGACGCTCACGAAGACGGCATTGAAGTCCGTGTGCAGGATCACGATGTATGGCTGACACAAAAGGCAATCGGCCAGCTTTTTGATGTGGACAGAAGCGTTGTTACAAAGCACCTTAAAAATATTTATGAAAGCGGCGAATTGTCCGAAGATGCAACTTGTGCAAATTTTGCACAAGTTGCAGATAACGGGAAAACCTATCAATACAAATTCTATTCGCTGTCCGCTATTATCGCCATCGGCTACCGTGTCAACTCCGGCAGGGCAACACAATTCCGACAATGGGCAACAAAAGTGCTGGACACCTTTGCAAAGCAGGGATATGTCTTAGATAAAAGCAGACTGATCAACGGCCAGATCTTCGATGAGGATTATTTTGACCATCTGATTTCCGAAATACAGGAAATCAGGGCCAGCGAGCGCCGTTTCTACCAGAAAATCACGGATATTTATGCCACTGCCGTTGATTACTCCGTTGACAGTCAGATTACAAAAGATTTTTTTGCGACGGTACAGAACAAGATGCATTATGCCGTTCACGGAAATACCGCAGCGGAGGTTATTGTGGCAAGGGCTGACCACACAAAGGAACATATGGGATTGACTTCATGGCGCAACGCTCCCAATGGAAAGATTGTAAAAGCCGATGTTTCTATCGCAAAAAATTACTTATCCGTTGATGAGATGCAGGAGCTGAACGAGATTGTCACGATGTATCTGGACTATGCCACAAGGCAGGCCAGACGGCATATTCCCATGACAATGGCGGATTGGGCTTCCAAGCTGGATGCGTTTCTGCAATTCAATGACGCTGAAATTTTGCAGGACAAGGGAAAGGTTACTGCGGCAATCGCCAAAGCCTTTGCGGAAAGTGAATTTGAGCAGTACCGGATTATCCAAGATCGTTTGTATCAGAGCGATTTTGACCGTCTTGTAGCCAGCGCAGAGAAAGAAGATTGATGAAGTGGAAAACGCCCGTTATCAGCCATACAGCCGATAACGGGCATCCGATTAAGCATATACAAGTTCAGTCAGAACAATTTCCTCTGCACGGTTGTGAATGCTGTTCAAGCGGCGCACCCATTCCATCTGGTCAGCCGCTTTCAGCGCTTCGGTTACGCCTTCCTGCCTTGCCATAGCAGATAAGATGCTTTCCATACATTCGTTACAGACTTGATCGATTTCCGCCAGATGGCGACGCAAATTGCCTGATGTCAGCAGGTTTGTGTAAAGCACCTTTCGGTGTTCTTTCAGATAACGGCGGCGCATACGCCCGTATTTGCCGATCTGATTATCGCCGATGTCCGGCAGGACGAGATTTGGGATGAGGTAATCGCCCTCCCGACGGTAAGTGCCGCCCATCTGTTCAAACAGGGATTTCATAAAGCAACAGCTCCTTTCTGTGTTGGATTTCAGCGGTTATACGATTTCGCTCCTTTCCTATAACTGCTTTTCAATTCACCACAAATGAGCCGCAGTCATATGTATGGTGTGGTATAAAAAAAGTTGACAACTTATTCTCAAGGATTTCATAATAAAATCGAGAGAATAAGGAGGTATTCAAGATGGCACGTAAATATGACCATGAATACAAAGTACAAGCAGTCAAACTGGCAAAAGAAATCGGTGGAGCCAAAGCCGCTAAAGAATTAGGAATTCCGAAAGGAACGATTCATACATGGCTTAAAGCGGTCAGATCCGGCTCTCTGGATATTGGAGAGGGTTCCCATACCCCTTCCAGTGCAATGAGCCTGGCAGAGGAAATCACGATGCTGCGTAAGCGTGTAAAGGATCAGGATAAGGAAATCCGCCGCCTCAAGGAAGAAAACGAGTTTCTGGAGGAAGCCAGTGCTTTTTTCGCAGCCAGCCGTCGGAAGTCAGCAAAAACCTGAGAATGATGTTCATTGCTCTCAAGACAGAAGACGGCGCACGGAAAGGGAACATTTCTTTCTATTGCCATATGCTAGACGTTAGCCGTCAAGGATTTTACAAATATCTTGCCAACAAAGATCGCCCATGGAAATATCAGGATCTGGCCGAAGCGATGAGAGAAATCTGTAGCGAAGATGAATATAACGATACCTATGGGCGTATCCGTATGTATCAGGTACTGTTGCTGAAGCCTCCGGAAGGAGTCAGCATTCTTGGTGGAAGAACCGTATACAGGGTAATGGAACAAATCGGTCTCAGCCACCGTCCAAAGCGTAAACCAAACGGTATCACGAAAGCAGATCGTGAAGCTATGAAGACTGATGATCTGCTGAAAAGAGATTTCCAATCCGATAGGCCGCTTAAAAAATGTGTTACAGATATCACAGAAATTAAAGCGAAGGATGGGAAACTTTATGTATCAGCTATTTTCGATTGTTTTGATCTTGGAGTTCTCGGTCTTGCAATGGAAACAAACATGAAGGCTGACTTGTGCGTACACACGCTGGATCATGCACTGACTGCCTATCCAACTCTAAGAGGAGCGATTGTCCATTCAGACCGCGGAACACAATACACCAGTGAAATCTATCGCAAAGCAGTTACAAAATACGGGATTTGTCAGAGCATGAACAGTGCCGGTGGGCGGTGCCATGATAACGCTGGCTGCGAAAGTATGTGGGCACGGATGAAGAGCGAATTACTATATAATCGTTATGATACAGAGCAGATGACTGTAGAAGAATTAAAGGTGGTCATATGGCGATACTTTATCAGTTATTGGAATAATCGGAGGATATGCTCCGCCAATGGTGGTCTTCCTCCTATGCTAAAACGCAAGCAGTACTATGATAGTTTGGAGTTGGCAGCATAGTCTGTGTTATCCTTGAGAAAAATGTGTCAACCAATATTGACAATATCACGATCCCTTCCGAGCCTTTTTCCGCAAAGTGGGGAATGACCGTGTAGACGGAGGCACCTTCAAAGTATGTATATTTGCTGTTTCCCAAATCAAAGTGATACGCACCGTCTTTGAAATACTTTTCCATCCGTTCCCCCACAGCGGGGTCAAAGTCTTTCAGCAGTTCATACAGCTTTTGTTCATCAGTCATTGGCGTCCCTCCTTTTGTCAACAGGCAAATTCAATGTGATAATAGCTGGCCTCCGAAGCCCTGTTTCCGGCGGACGATCAGGCCGCAGGATTCTAGTTCGTGAAACGCCCGTGTTGCTACCTGCCTGCTCCGGCGGAGTTTCGCTTTGGCGTCCTCCACAGCGAAGTACAAGCGGATGGTCCCATCCGCTTCGATATAGCCTTTCTTTCTGGAAATCCCTGCCCGGTCCAAAAGCAGGGCGTACAGCACCTTGGCGTCATTGGATAAGTCCAGGGGGATAAGGGAACGTGGGAAAATGATGTAAGACGAAATCTCCGTATCTGTTTTGAATGGGATCATAAATTCTCCTTCCTATCCATCGGCATGATAGATAGATTGATATTGACTGTTTTGTATTTAACTTTTTCTTATTAACTACCGTCTAAATCCGGGCTGTCAGAGAGGCGGGAAAGCTGCGGACTGAAAAACAGGATATGGACGTTTCAGAGCGTCAGCTTTGCCATGTTCTGAAAAACCAATCCTGGATATTCCCGTTTAGGAGGTAAAATGAGGCGGCAGCCTATATGTACGCAGCTTGCTGCCTGTTCGGGAAAATCCCGTTTAGGTCAAGAGCCTGTTCGGACAATTAGAAGTCCGTTTGGGATAGGTATAAGGGATTTATCCCTCTATCCCATTGACCGGCGCTTACAAAGATGGCGGCGCAGGCCTTACAGTATTTTGCCCGGTTGGAACCGGGGAAAAAGGATTGGCCACAGACAGTACACCGTTTATGTTCCTTCCGGTAAAGCAAAGCAGCCGCCAGAGGTTCATCCAAGGGCAGGACAGCGGCACGGAACCACCTGCACAGCAGGGAGTAGGAAATGCTCTGTACGCACACGCATTCTTCTCCATCGTCAAGGGCAAGGCAGTTCCCGCTCTCATAGTTGCAGCACTGATGAACCAGCTTTCTGGCTCTGCGGTACTGGGAATAGGTCATGATGGGGATTTTTTCTTTGATTTCCATCGCCTCATTTCAGGCTGTTAAAAAACTCTCCCTATCTATCTGTACATTTTGAAAGCAAAATGACACCCCCTTTTGAAAATAAATTTGAGATGGCTCAAAATATCTTTCATATATCCGTACATTTTTCGGGGGATTGTTGCATGGGTAAACACAAAAATATGCTTCTAATAGTCACTTCATTTCTCAGAGATTTTTACAGTGGGGGGTAAAAATAAAAAATAGGCTTCGCCTATTCAACTCCCCTGCCCCTCATTCATGAGGGGTGGGGTTTTCTTTTTTGTTACTTTGGTTCATAATAGTTTTATGAATATCTTACAAAATATTTTTAAAGACCATTACGAAGAAATGTTTTATATCTTACATCCTCGTGACTCTGTCATCGAAAATGTCGAAAAAATGATTCATTGTGGCGATCCTTCCTTTGGTGGCGCCATGTTTGCCTGCCCTTGTTGTGGTACTTTCAAATATGTTCCCTTTCGATGCCATTCCCGTTTCTGTCCTACCTGTGGCAACATGTACTCCATTGACAGGTCTACTTCCATGTCTTTTAAAATCATTGATGTCCAGCATCGACACTGTGTTTTTACCATCGCCAGCGAACTCCGTCATTTTTTTCTCGAAGACCGTTCCCTTCTAAACTGTCTGTTCTCCGCTGTTAACAGCGTGGTCTCCCGTATGTTCCATAAGCTCAACAAATCA includes:
- a CDS encoding virulence RhuM family protein — encoded protein: MAENKNNQLQIRNSTVDFLVFTNDAHEDGIEVRVQDHDVWLTQKAIGQLFDVDRSVVTKHLKNIYESGELSEDATCANFAQVADNGKTYQYKFYSLSAIIAIGYRVNSGRATQFRQWATKVLDTFAKQGYVLDKSRLINGQIFDEDYFDHLISEIQEIRASERRFYQKITDIYATAVDYSVDSQITKDFFATVQNKMHYAVHGNTAAEVIVARADHTKEHMGLTSWRNAPNGKIVKADVSIAKNYLSVDEMQELNEIVTMYLDYATRQARRHIPMTMADWASKLDAFLQFNDAEILQDKGKVTAAIAKAFAESEFEQYRIIQDRLYQSDFDRLVASAEKED
- a CDS encoding TnpV protein; translated protein: MKSLFEQMGGTYRREGDYLIPNLVLPDIGDNQIGKYGRMRRRYLKEHRKVLYTNLLTSGNLRRHLAEIDQVCNECMESILSAMARQEGVTEALKAADQMEWVRRLNSIHNRAEEIVLTELVYA
- a CDS encoding transposase, which gives rise to MARKYDHEYKVQAVKLAKEIGGAKAAKELGIPKGTIHTWLKAVRSGSLDIGEGSHTPSSAMSLAEEITMLRKRVKDQDKEIRRLKEENEFLEEASAFFAASRRKSAKT
- a CDS encoding IS3 family transposase; this encodes MMFIALKTEDGARKGNISFYCHMLDVSRQGFYKYLANKDRPWKYQDLAEAMREICSEDEYNDTYGRIRMYQVLLLKPPEGVSILGGRTVYRVMEQIGLSHRPKRKPNGITKADREAMKTDDLLKRDFQSDRPLKKCVTDITEIKAKDGKLYVSAIFDCFDLGVLGLAMETNMKADLCVHTLDHALTAYPTLRGAIVHSDRGTQYTSEIYRKAVTKYGICQSMNSAGGRCHDNAGCESMWARMKSELLYNRYDTEQMTVEELKVVIWRYFISYWNNRRICSANGGLPPMLKRKQYYDSLELAA
- a CDS encoding replication initiator protein A — its product is MIPFKTDTEISSYIIFPRSLIPLDLSNDAKVLYALLLDRAGISRKKGYIEADGTIRLYFAVEDAKAKLRRSRQVATRAFHELESCGLIVRRKQGFGGQLLSH
- a CDS encoding cysteine-rich VLP domain-containing protein, producing MEIKEKIPIMTYSQYRRARKLVHQCCNYESGNCLALDDGEECVCVQSISYSLLCRWFRAAVLPLDEPLAAALLYRKEHKRCTVCGQSFFPGSNRAKYCKACAAIFVSAGQWDRGINPLYLSQTDF